ATTAGATGCCAGTGCACCATAAGcaaatccatgattgaaaactATGCTTCTTGATGAGATTGATTCTAGTGGAAGTCTTTTATAATATCCACCATAATTCTGGGGCACATTTTCTTTAAGATGAGCTTTTTTGCacattttcttttaggaattcTTGGGTACTACTTTGATTTCGATCTCAGATGTGATATATTGCTGATTATGATACAGTATTTATACAAGAAGATTGATATATAGAACAAGTAATACTTATAAGGTTGTTCTCAAAAGTTgtacaacaaaataaacaagtgCCAGGAACAGAGCAATTTGATACACATCTCTTTGGAAACCGTCGTCCCTTTGAAAGAACTGATCGAAATtcaatcaaaagaaataaagaaatttgATCAGTGAAGCGATAATAACTAACAAGCAAGTGAGCTCAATTAATTTACTGTTTACTAGCTAGCTGACTGACCTTAGTTGGATCACCATAAGGGTCTGGAAAAATGTCCATGTTCTGTTTTTCTGTTGGGAAGCGGCTGGAAAGACTTTTAACTGCATCAGTCAAGTCTTTTCCACCCTCAATTGTTGCAAACAGACGACGCGAGGTCCAGAAATAGGCTTGCGAAATGAATGAAGAAGCTGATAAATCCCAAAACTCTTCATGTCGAGTCACTTGGCCACTGATCTGATTCAGAGTGAATTGGGAGTTGATTTTTAGAATCAAATCTCCTCCTAGTATGTTCTTGGGCTTGCCTTTGATTGTCCATTTTATACTAAGCACACTGGTCGATAACATGCTCATGTCTTGAACACTCTGCACACAATCAAGTATATTAATTAGCTAATTCATTACAGAGAATATATGTGATATTAACTAATTAAGGAAGAATAAACTGTTTCATGAATTAGGAACATGGAGTGACTAACCACAGAAGGCTTCTCTAGTGCAGTGGTTATCCATAGTGGTCTCTTGTACTTGTCACGACCACTAAAACTTCTGACGGGGTCCTGAAATCACAAGTAAAATGGGGGATTACGCCAAGTTTGAAATTAGGGAATGAACTAGCTAGTACGTATACATATTACGTAGCTGACCTTGTATTGAACCGAAAGAGCAAAGGTTCCAAGGGCGCGATTGCCTTCCCGAAGCTCAAGGATGTCTCGGACAAGCTGTCGAGCAGTGGCCTCCACCAAGGGGCTGCTAATGCACTCAAACTCGTCGCAAAGCTCCCCAAAGTTCAAGCCATCCACAATTCTATCAGCCTCTGATCTTAGATATTCTTTATCAGAGTCAGAGGAGGAGGACAATTCAGTCCCACCCTGATCATTTGTTACTGCAATGTAATATATCAAGCAATTTATCAGTGACCTAATTTACAAGTAGCTAGGTAGCAGCAGCTAGGTTCTTACCGCGCAGTAAAAAAGG
Above is a genomic segment from Rosa chinensis cultivar Old Blush chromosome 3, RchiOBHm-V2, whole genome shotgun sequence containing:
- the LOC112191390 gene encoding uncharacterized protein LOC112191390; its protein translation is MMMIMMMNSCCTTGTSATTFTALLAATTTTTSCCLRRRESKTTTAANSKSIFFISKYSKPFSTASSSQDSHHVHHPFLLRVTNDQGGTELSSSSDSDKEYLRSEADRIVDGLNFGELCDEFECISSPLVEATARQLVRDILELREGNRALGTFALSVQYKDPVRSFSGRDKYKRPLWITTALEKPSVSVQDMSMLSTSVLSIKWTIKGKPKNILGGDLILKINSQFTLNQISGQVTRHEEFWDLSASSFISQAYFWTSRRLFATIEGGKDLTDAVKSLSSRFPTEKQNMDIFPDPYGDPTKFFQRDDGFQRDVYQIALFLALVYFVVQLLRTTL